Part of the Cololabis saira isolate AMF1-May2022 chromosome 15, fColSai1.1, whole genome shotgun sequence genome, tcccgccgtcctcccgtattagtattttcccataaatttcccgttttataatataataatttttaaaagggGTTATTGTGCCTTTTGTGCCTCTCGCAAGGTTAGTGGCAGCAAAGGGAACAAACTAAATCAGACCAGGTCGTCGTACGATATCTTTTCTTgttgttaacccttgtactgtctttgggtcaaaatgacctaattctcgttccttctttcctcctgctctctccttcattctcccttcctcttttctcccttccttccttcctttattcattctttcctcctgctctctccttccctttcccttcctctttactcctttccttctttcttttctcccctcgtacattctttccttgttttctcccttccttccttcttttttcccttccttccttccttccttccttccttccttccttccttccttctttttgcccttccttccttcttttctacattcctttcttccttccttcttttctccattccttccttctttcctcccttccttcttttctcccttccttccttcttttctcccttccttctttccttccttccttccttcttttccccttccttccttctttcctcccttccttcttttcttccttcttttctcccttccttccttctttcttcccttccttccttcttttccttcttccttccttccttcttttcttccttccttctttcctcccttcttcccttcctccttccttgacctgaagacagcacaagggttaagtggaggtcaaccggaagtggctctttgttgaaatggttaccatggttacagcgcctCCTAGCGTCACAGAGTCAGCCGtgctctggacatttatcagattctctgaacagcatgtaaactcagacaagtgatcggGTCTTCTGCATGTTGTTAcctgatacgatcagaaatgccatctctttgctgcatgtaaactgAGAGCTTTTCCAGTTCTTTTTGTGCAGTATGAGATCATTACCAACATCCACACTTTGATGAGTATTATCGTTGCTACGGTTACATCAATACTTCTGCACTAGTGATTCAGCCAGGAACATCTGGAGCAGTCAGTTGTGATGGAGCAGCATCTCAAACATGCTGGTCACTgtccgggacctggaccgggagGTGCTGGCTCAAATCCTCTACTGGAGTTATGAATTAATGAATCGTCATCTGAACAAACTGAGTGTTTTGACAGTCATTGGTTCAGAGGACGTATTTTCttaacacatgaacacatgaaagaCATCCCTACTTATGGTTGTTGAGTCAGATATGTACGTTTAGCTGCCAGTTCCATACACTTCCCCAAATCCTCAGAGAAGCAGGTTTTTCAACTAAGTTTTCTCTTAAATCCAGAGGAAGAGGCATGGTTTCCAAAAGAATTTCAGATTTTGATTTGCGTGGCATCGTATGACAGATTTTAATGAGCTTCGGGCCTGAGAAGATGGCAGCATCTCTGGATGAGAGTCACATAGACATTCTTTGCACAATGATGCTTTAGCTTAGATATAATTTATATCTAAGCTAACATAACATTTATATCATATAAATGTGAAGTGTTGCAAACTTTGTCCTTGGTGGATTCCAGATGTGTTCCTTGTCCCTTGCACACAGACTGTTCTCCAGATTATTGGCTTATTTCGATTAGATTTTGTGCTGTTAtttgctatttatttatttttttacttttattctttGTAATTTAATGCAGAATGCATCTTCACTTCTGACCTGTTGCTAATTTACCTACGAAATTCCagattttgcttttgtttatttCAGCAGGCTAAAATGGAATTAGAGCAACGCTTTTCACTGAAGGTTATCAGGAGGTGAACTAGTAACGTTCCTAGTCTGACCATTTTCTGAGACCCGTGCAGCTCCAGCGACGCTAACGGTTACCATGCCAACGAGGCTGGAAAACGCAGCATGAAAACGGTAAGTTTTCTCTCAAACGGAGCTTGGTAAATCTTTGTCTGTAAGTAATGACATGTTATATTGTTAAGTATACTGTGATTTGTAGTGTATACACTTACTTACCGTTCAAGTTTGGTTGTTAGTTTGTCACCTTTAGCGTTTTATCGTGGCAGCgcagtgtttttatttgtccaccagagggcgccaGTTAGTCCGTCACAGCCGATTTAGCTggctttatttatctgtttaatcAGTAATAGCGTTAGAAAGAGTAACATTAATGTTGTTACTGCTTACGTTTGTTTCCATTTTActatgtaaatatgtttgtgtgAAAAGCATCCAGATATAACAGACATTATTTGTAGTAATGTTTATCTTTGTTTATTGTTTGCAgtcttacaaataaaaatataagaaCTGGAGAgaaatgcaagaaataaaaTTGAGGACCAAAAGAGAAGAAATCCTCAAACAAAAGCATTTCTTCAGCCTCTCCTTTCTTCAGAATGTTAGCTATCTGTCTAGTTGTACAAGCTGAAACGAACTGCGAGGACAGAATAAGAGGTAtatttcctgcttggaggtggcTGTGCAGAcccaggactgtctcagaacattagaatattgtgataaagttctttattttctgtaatgcaattaaaaaaaaaaaaaaaaaaatgtcatacattctggattcattacaaattaactgaaatattgcaagccttttattattttaatatagctgattatgccTTAcagtatattcaaattttttgggatatttgagttttcttaaactgtaagccatgatcagcaatattaaaataataaaaggcttgcaatatttcagttgatttgtaatgaatccagaatgtatgacatttttgtttttgtaattgcattacagaaaatcacaatattctcattttctgagacagtcctgtgtgtaaTGTCACTCTGCTGGCTTGGAAACAGCTCAGGGTCATCTTGGAAGAGCAGGAACATGTGAATCCAGAGACTAGATCTAGGAAAtctctgttcagactggagTAACTTGGAAACTGATACTTGGACATGCAGCAGAATATGGAGGAATGATTCAAAACTAAATTCCTGCTCAGCAATTATTTTCTCATGTAGCATTTTGCTTCTTTGCACAGTTAAAGGTCTAATGTTCTTGTTTGGTATCTGTGGACAACttttagtaaaaagaaatgTCAGCTGTTTGGTTTGGTCAACAGTTTTCTGGGTCTATTTTTCCatcaaagagaaaaaacaagccAGCAGTaacatcagccaatcaaacagAGGGATCAATCAGAGCCAATTCCAATCAGCTGAAATCACAAACCACCTAACAAGAGAGCTGATGGCTTCCTTCTTCCCAGAGAAGGTTTGTGGACCATCCGGGCCACGCTTTTGGGATTCAGAATGTCTTCCAAAGCGGGCTACTCTCCTCTGCTGGGTGCATCACCTCAGGCTTGTCATAAGCTGTGTGACGTAGCTTTTCCCTCCAGTGTGAAAGGGCAAACTCTTCCCAGTGAGGCAGACGGTGGCGGGCAGTGTGAGTCCGGTCCACCTGACTACAGCAGCCCTGCGGGGAGCGCTCACCTGGGGCCGGACGGGGCAGAGGACAGTTCTGTCATGGACAAGCTGCTGCACAAGTGCCAGATCAGAAGCCAGCTGGCCAGGGAGTGCATGGCTGAATGTCTGGGAGTCTACATCATAATTGTAAGTCATTTAAGGGGCTGGTTGCATGAGGAAACCTTTGACAAATTATTAAGCAAATAAATTTGACCAGCAttggttttttttaactgattATCAAGGGTTTTTACGTGGTTtcctgtaaaaaaacaaaaatctttttCTGCTGTCTTGAGACAACCTGAAtgtgtaatggattactttgtggGACTTTGGTCCGATCAAGAGACGGGTAGACGGGCAGTGACTGAGGGAGTTGGGACGGAAGAGTAAGATAATGTTTTTGCTGTATCTTTAACGACTATCTCAGCTGCCAACGCAGTGAACATTTACAGGTCAGATCATAAAAGATTCCTCAGAAATGgactttaaaaaaaggaaacgcAGTTGAGTTCATGCAGCATAATGACTTGTTTTTAATTGTGGAGTGGATACttatcagaaaaaggtttattgccaagtttgttaaacacacacaaggaatttgttgtggtgattggtgcaaaacagtacaaatataaaagcaaatatataagagagaaaatgtataaacaaagaTTTCTCCACAACTGAGACACCTCTTCTTGATTTTGTTGTGATTGCAGCTGTTTGGATGTGGCTCTGTTGCCCAGGTGACCACTTCTGAAGAAAGAAATGGCCAGTACCTGTCAATCAATCTGGGTTTTGCTCTGGGGGTAACATTCGGAGTCTTCGTATCTCGTGGGGTCTCGGGTAAGAGACTGTTAGACTTGGGGAAACTTTGTCCAAGGACCCTAGTTTTACCTATGAGTCATGAATTTAAATCTCCCTATGCCTTACTGTTTATTCACTGCTCAGACTACAACCTCTTGAGAGATTATGATGGCATGCAAATCTTTCTCACCTCAGGGTGACTATACAGGACTGCattagaaaattagaatattgtgataaagttctttattttctgtaatgcaagtcatacattctggattgattacaaatcaactgaaatattgcaagccttttattattttaataatgaGCTGAGCCCCATGTGGAGTCGATGAACGCATCTGTTTTTAAGTATCACTGTTGCACAgtatttaatgtcaatgtaaagcactttgaattaccttgtgttgaatcctgctatataaataaatttgccttgccttaatattgctgattatggcttacagtttaagattaagattcccagaatattctaattttttgagataggatatttgagttttcttaagctgtaagccatgatcagcaatattaaaataataaaaggcttgcaatatttcagttgatttgtaatgaatccagaatgtatgaggtttttttataattgcattacagaaaatcacaatattctaattttctgagacagtccttttaTAAGACAGACCAAAAAAAgcagcaaattaaaaaaacaacaacattgccTCTGTTTTCATGCTCATAATGTTTTGAAATGCCATGATGCAAGGTCTAAACTTCTCAAGGTTGCTGAAACCTTTTGCACAatgctttaatttaaaaaatccaCTGGTATATTTAACTGTCAGACAAAATGTATAATTTCCAACTTTCCCTCTCCGTTCCAGGGGCTCATCTGAACCCAGCGGTCTCTCTGAGCTTGTGTGCTTTGGGCAGACATTCATGGCTGAAGCTGCCGTTCTACATCTTCTTCCAAGTGCTGGGAGCGTTTCTGGCTGCAGCCACCGTGGGCCTGCAGTACTACGGTGAGCCCCGTAGTCACAGTGAGCTGAACCACATGTGGAGCTGATGAACCCATCTGTTTTTAAGTATCactgtaaccagtactcgagttgtaaaaaaaaaaaaaaaatatcaggggggatgctggattttatcatatggggacagataatttgtgctgattacaaataatataatatattacaaataatagcagtgaccaaaacacctgcagaaatactgcaggaatgacatagcagcagttaaatgcagccttctgtaagctttaaatatccactgggcttacatcaaatacatcaaaacacaacaataaaaaacacttttctgaacttatcaatatgactctgtccttcacaggataagtaaaatggatcactgcaaaaactcaaaatcttaacaagaatatttgtcttatttctagttaaaatgtctcattttagtaaagaaatctcattacacttaaaacaagactcatcactggaaaaaactacaattttcacctgtttcaagtagattttcacttaaaataagtagaaaatctgccagtggaacaagattttattgcttgtaatgagaagataaatcttgttccactggcagattttcctacttatttcaagtgaaaatttacttaaaacaggtgaaaattgtcaaataagttatttttctggtgttatttttctggtgatgactctaaatgttgaaatagcagtaaaaccacattcattgatgaaatgacataagggatggaaaggggggatggcag contains:
- the aqp10b gene encoding aquaporin-10b, translated to MSSKAGYSPLLGASPQACHKLCDVAFPSSVKGQTLPSEADGGGQCESGPPDYSSPAGSAHLGPDGAEDSSVMDKLLHKCQIRSQLARECMAECLGVYIIILFGCGSVAQVTTSEERNGQYLSINLGFALGVTFGVFVSRGVSGAHLNPAVSLSLCALGRHSWLKLPFYIFFQVLGAFLAAATVGLQYYDAIQKYGGGRLTVTGPTATAGIFSTYPADYLSVWGGVVDQVIGSAALMLCVLALGDQRNTPVPDCLQPVLVGGVVLVIGISMGSNTGYSLNPARDFGPRLFTYIAGWGADVFKAGEGWWWVPLVATCAGALLGTLVYELMVEVHHPPLASDCQISGQEANKAKAGLELDGELFHIKC